In Desulfobulbus oralis, one DNA window encodes the following:
- a CDS encoding NAD(P)H-dependent flavin oxidoreductase — translation MRLPELRIGPLIAKIPIIQGGMSVRVSTSELAVPVAECGGIGTIGGSGIPVEELQEDICKAKKATKGVIAVNIMYAMRDFHNLVMGSIKAGADMIITGAGFSRDIFKIGKEHNIPIVSIVSSLSFAKLAEKLGAAAVVVEAAEAGGHLGTMTPLRELFPSIRKMISKIPLIAAGGITNGYEMGEMMDQYGADGVQLASRFVLSEECSVSQKFKESYLQAGKDDIVLVSSPVGMPGRAIRNPFVDKMLAHDESIVSRKCRFQCLRKCDRKYCISERLLASRDGDVENGLVFSGANAFKMKEILPVREIFDRFVKAAESVYKERTQESELATVTSNAG, via the coding sequence ATGAGACTGCCCGAATTGAGAATAGGTCCACTGATTGCCAAGATTCCGATCATCCAGGGTGGCATGTCGGTGCGTGTATCCACCTCCGAACTGGCCGTGCCAGTCGCTGAATGCGGCGGCATTGGCACCATCGGCGGCTCCGGCATTCCGGTTGAGGAACTGCAGGAAGACATCTGCAAGGCGAAAAAGGCCACAAAGGGTGTGATTGCGGTCAACATCATGTACGCCATGCGGGATTTTCACAATCTGGTGATGGGTTCCATCAAGGCCGGGGCCGACATGATCATCACCGGGGCAGGCTTTTCGCGGGACATTTTCAAGATCGGCAAGGAACACAATATCCCCATCGTCTCCATCGTGTCTTCGCTGTCCTTCGCCAAACTGGCGGAAAAGCTGGGTGCGGCCGCAGTGGTGGTCGAGGCCGCCGAGGCGGGCGGTCATCTGGGAACGATGACGCCGCTCCGCGAACTCTTCCCCTCCATCCGCAAAATGATTTCCAAAATCCCCCTGATTGCAGCCGGCGGCATCACCAACGGCTATGAAATGGGTGAAATGATGGATCAGTACGGCGCCGACGGCGTGCAGCTCGCCTCCCGTTTTGTCTTGAGCGAGGAATGTTCGGTCTCTCAGAAATTCAAGGAAAGCTACCTGCAGGCCGGCAAGGACGACATTGTCCTGGTGAGTTCGCCGGTCGGCATGCCGGGCCGGGCCATTAGAAATCCCTTTGTGGACAAGATGCTGGCCCACGACGAGTCTATCGTCTCCAGAAAATGCCGCTTCCAGTGCCTGCGCAAGTGCGACCGGAAGTACTGCATCAGCGAGCGGCTTTTGGCCTCGCGGGATGGCGACGTGGAAAACGGATTGGTCTTCTCCGGCGCCAACGCCTTCAAGATGAAGGAAATTCTGCCGGTGCGGGAAATCTTTGACCGCTTCGTCAAGGCGGCCGAGTCGGTGTACAAAGAGCGGACCCAGGAAAGCGAACTGGCCACGGTCACGAGCAACGCCGGCTGA
- the aroC gene encoding chorismate synthase: MASSFGDLFRVSTFGESHCRGVGAVVDGCPAGMALTEADIQPQLSRRRPGQSSITTHRDEEDRVEIFSGTEGGKTLGTPIMLLVQNTDQRPGDYGEMRSIPRPSHADYTYQIKYGIHAASGGGRASARESIGRVAAGAIAEKWLRLRYGVEIVAWVSAVGHIAMPQPDLSCMSRDRVDAHITRCPHPESASRMQQLIEELRAAKDSTGGIVNCLCRQVPAGLGEPVFDKLEARLAQAMLSIPATKGFDIGSGFAGISLRGSRHNDPFVSKGQRLGTLTNNSGGVQGGISNGEDIVFRVAFKPVATIGLPQETVDFDGSPATLSAKGRHDPCVVPRAVPIVEAMAALVLMDMALQQRAHEQ; the protein is encoded by the coding sequence ATGGCCAGCAGCTTTGGCGATCTGTTTCGGGTCAGCACCTTTGGCGAGTCCCATTGCCGGGGCGTCGGCGCCGTTGTGGACGGCTGTCCGGCCGGCATGGCGCTGACGGAAGCGGACATACAGCCCCAGCTCTCGCGGCGGCGGCCCGGTCAGAGCAGCATCACCACCCATCGGGACGAAGAGGACAGGGTCGAGATTTTTTCCGGCACCGAAGGCGGCAAGACCCTGGGTACGCCCATCATGCTGCTGGTGCAGAACACGGACCAGCGGCCGGGCGATTATGGCGAAATGCGCAGCATTCCGCGGCCCTCCCATGCCGACTACACCTACCAGATAAAATACGGCATCCATGCCGCGAGCGGCGGTGGCCGGGCCAGCGCCCGGGAAAGCATCGGCCGGGTGGCGGCCGGGGCCATTGCGGAAAAATGGCTGCGGCTCAGGTATGGGGTGGAGATCGTCGCCTGGGTAAGCGCGGTCGGTCATATCGCAATGCCGCAGCCGGACCTGAGCTGCATGAGCCGGGACCGGGTGGATGCCCACATCACCCGCTGTCCCCATCCGGAAAGCGCTTCCCGGATGCAGCAGCTCATTGAGGAGCTGCGGGCAGCGAAGGATTCCACCGGCGGCATTGTCAACTGCCTGTGCCGTCAGGTGCCCGCAGGTCTGGGGGAACCGGTCTTTGACAAACTGGAGGCGCGGCTGGCCCAGGCCATGCTGTCCATCCCGGCGACCAAGGGCTTTGACATCGGCTCCGGCTTTGCGGGGATAAGCCTCAGAGGCAGCCGGCACAACGATCCCTTTGTCAGCAAGGGCCAAAGGCTCGGCACGCTGACCAACAACAGCGGCGGCGTGCAGGGCGGCATCAGTAACGGCGAAGACATCGTCTTCCGTGTGGCCTTCAAGCCGGTGGCAACCATTGGCCTGCCCCAGGAAACGGTGGATTTTGACGGCAGTCCGGCGACGCTGAGCGCCAAGGGCCGGCACGACCCCTGCGTGGTGCCCCGGGCCGTGCCCATTGTCGAGGCCATGGCCGCCCTGGTGCTGATGGATATGGCCCTGCAGCAGCGGGCGCATGAGCAATGA
- the aspS gene encoding aspartate--tRNA ligase codes for MESMGALKRTHTCNDLGVQDLGKECVLMGWVLRRRDHGGVIFIDLRDRWGITQVVFNPEVNAQVHAKAHQLRSEWVLAVRGHVEKRPADMDNPKLLTGAIEVMADELRILNTSETPPFPLDEDVEVSDTLRLQYRYLDLRRPEIANNLILRHQAMQCVRAYLNSHNFLEIETPMLTKSTPEGARDYLVPSRVNPGKFYALPQSPQLFKQLLMVAGMDRYYQIVKCFRDEDLRADRQPEFTQIDMELSFVDEEDIMGLVEGLIAELFAGIRGQRPKTPFPRMDYAEAMRRFGSDKPDTRFGLELVDLSEALKGCGFKVFQSALEKGGLVKAINAKGCGSFSRKELDDLTAYAARFGARGMAWIKVKENEWQSPITKFFSELEIAAMRDALDAQPGDLILFGADTAKVVHQVLSELRLELGRRLHLLDPKKDNFLWVTDFPLLEYDSEARRYTAVHHPFTAPKEADLPLLETEPGKVRSRAYDLVLNGNEVGGGSIRIHTSAMQQQVFKALAIGEAEARDKFGFLLRALELGAPPHGGIAFGVDRLMMLLTGASSIRDVIAFPKTQKATCPLTDAPSTVSRAQLTELHLRPDWKEEGKA; via the coding sequence ATGGAATCAATGGGTGCTTTAAAGCGCACACACACCTGCAACGACCTGGGCGTACAGGACCTGGGCAAAGAATGCGTTCTGATGGGTTGGGTCTTGCGTCGCCGCGACCACGGCGGCGTCATCTTCATCGACCTGCGTGACCGCTGGGGCATCACCCAGGTGGTCTTCAACCCGGAGGTGAACGCCCAGGTCCACGCCAAGGCCCACCAGCTCAGGAGCGAATGGGTGCTCGCGGTGCGCGGCCATGTGGAAAAGCGGCCCGCGGACATGGACAATCCCAAGCTCTTGACCGGCGCCATCGAGGTGATGGCGGACGAGCTGCGCATCCTCAACACCAGCGAAACCCCGCCCTTCCCGCTGGACGAGGATGTGGAAGTTTCGGATACGCTGAGACTCCAGTACCGCTACCTCGACCTGCGCCGGCCGGAAATCGCCAATAACCTGATTCTGCGGCATCAGGCCATGCAGTGCGTGCGGGCCTATCTGAACAGCCACAATTTCCTGGAAATCGAAACGCCCATGCTCACCAAGTCCACGCCCGAGGGCGCGCGCGACTATCTGGTGCCCAGCCGCGTGAATCCAGGCAAATTCTACGCTCTGCCCCAGTCGCCCCAGCTCTTCAAGCAGCTTTTGATGGTGGCGGGCATGGACCGCTACTACCAGATCGTGAAGTGCTTCCGCGATGAAGACCTGCGCGCCGACCGTCAGCCCGAGTTCACCCAGATCGATATGGAGCTGAGTTTTGTGGACGAGGAGGACATCATGGGCCTGGTCGAAGGCCTGATTGCCGAACTCTTTGCAGGCATCAGGGGCCAGCGGCCCAAAACGCCTTTCCCGCGCATGGACTATGCCGAGGCCATGCGGCGCTTTGGCAGCGACAAGCCGGACACCCGCTTTGGCCTGGAACTGGTGGATTTGAGCGAGGCCCTCAAGGGCTGCGGCTTCAAGGTCTTCCAGAGCGCGCTGGAAAAGGGCGGCCTGGTCAAGGCGATCAACGCCAAGGGTTGCGGTTCCTTTTCCCGCAAGGAGCTGGACGATCTGACCGCCTATGCGGCCCGCTTCGGCGCCCGCGGCATGGCCTGGATCAAGGTCAAGGAAAACGAGTGGCAGTCGCCCATTACCAAGTTCTTCAGCGAGTTGGAAATCGCGGCCATGCGGGATGCGCTGGACGCGCAGCCGGGCGACCTGATTCTTTTTGGCGCAGACACGGCCAAGGTGGTGCATCAGGTGCTCTCCGAGTTGCGGCTGGAACTGGGTCGTCGTCTGCATCTCCTGGACCCGAAGAAGGACAATTTCCTCTGGGTTACGGACTTTCCGCTTTTGGAGTACGACAGCGAGGCCAGGCGTTACACCGCCGTGCACCATCCCTTTACCGCGCCGAAAGAGGCAGATCTGCCGCTTCTCGAGACTGAGCCCGGCAAGGTCAGGAGCCGGGCCTATGATCTGGTGCTGAACGGCAACGAGGTGGGCGGCGGTTCCATCCGCATTCATACGTCCGCCATGCAGCAGCAGGTCTTCAAAGCGCTGGCCATTGGCGAGGCGGAGGCCAGGGACAAATTCGGCTTTCTTTTGCGGGCACTGGAACTGGGCGCGCCGCCCCACGGCGGCATCGCCTTTGGGGTGGACCGGCTGATGATGCTCCTGACCGGCGCCAGCTCCATCCGTGATGTGATTGCCTTTCCCAAAACCCAGAAGGCGACCTGCCCCCTCACCGACGCGCCGTCCACGGTCAGCCGTGCGCAGCTCACCGAACTGCACCTGCGGCCGGACTGGAAAGAAGAAGGCAAGGCCTGA
- the hisS gene encoding histidine--tRNA ligase yields MTTLQAINGFKDILPDQIHLWQRLESCATGICRRFGLREIRTPILEKTELFVRSIGEATDVVEKEMYTFADKGLTMRPEATASIMRAFIEHGMHVQQPVQRFYTLGPMFRHERPQKGRLRQFHQFDAEIIGPVEPEQDAELIAMGHMLFHELGVDVSLELNSMGCPRCRPAFRQVLIERLAGVQDQLCEDCRRRLHTNPLRVLDCKKPGCRALVADAPSIQDALCDECRAHFAAVRETLEMLGIPYNLNRFMVRGLDYYTRTTFEFVTDRLGAQSAVGGGGRYDGLIADLGGPKVAGIGFAIGMERLILLMEQNEQAAGSGDTDLYLAALGPEALRHCTLLAQLLRQKGLHVAIDYSGRSLKGQMKIADRLQARYTLIVGGQEWERKEAILRDMRTQEQRPFSLAEEAEGQNLRLCELVRAMGAA; encoded by the coding sequence ATGACGACACTTCAGGCCATCAACGGTTTCAAGGACATTCTGCCGGATCAGATCCATCTGTGGCAACGGCTGGAGTCCTGCGCCACCGGGATCTGCCGCCGCTTTGGGCTGCGCGAGATCAGAACGCCCATTCTGGAAAAAACCGAACTCTTCGTCCGCTCCATCGGTGAGGCCACCGATGTGGTGGAAAAGGAGATGTATACCTTTGCCGACAAGGGCCTCACCATGCGGCCCGAGGCCACGGCCTCCATCATGCGCGCCTTTATCGAACACGGCATGCATGTCCAGCAGCCGGTGCAGCGCTTCTACACCTTGGGCCCCATGTTTCGTCATGAGCGGCCGCAAAAGGGGCGGCTGCGCCAGTTCCATCAGTTCGACGCCGAAATTATCGGCCCTGTCGAGCCAGAGCAGGACGCGGAGCTGATCGCCATGGGTCACATGCTCTTTCACGAGCTGGGCGTGGACGTCAGTCTGGAGCTGAATTCCATGGGTTGCCCCAGGTGCCGGCCGGCCTTCCGGCAGGTGCTGATCGAACGGCTGGCAGGCGTGCAGGATCAGCTCTGCGAGGACTGCCGCCGCCGGCTGCACACCAATCCGCTCCGGGTGCTGGACTGCAAGAAGCCCGGCTGCCGGGCCCTGGTGGCCGACGCGCCCTCCATCCAGGACGCCCTCTGCGACGAGTGCAGGGCGCACTTCGCCGCGGTGCGCGAGACCCTGGAGATGCTGGGCATTCCCTACAACCTGAACCGTTTTATGGTGCGCGGGCTGGACTACTACACCCGCACTACCTTTGAATTTGTGACCGACCGCCTGGGCGCCCAGTCTGCCGTGGGCGGCGGCGGCCGCTACGACGGCCTGATTGCGGATCTGGGCGGGCCCAAGGTTGCCGGCATCGGTTTTGCCATCGGCATGGAGCGCCTGATTTTGCTCATGGAGCAGAACGAGCAGGCTGCCGGCTCAGGCGACACCGACCTGTATCTGGCTGCCCTGGGGCCGGAAGCCCTGCGTCACTGCACGCTTTTGGCCCAGCTGCTGCGGCAAAAGGGCCTGCATGTGGCCATCGATTACAGCGGCCGCAGCCTCAAGGGGCAAATGAAAATCGCGGACCGCCTGCAGGCTCGGTATACCCTGATTGTGGGCGGGCAGGAATGGGAAAGAAAGGAAGCTATCCTGCGCGACATGCGGACGCAGGAGCAAAGGCCGTTTTCGCTGGCCGAGGAGGCGGAAGGGCAAAATCTGCGACTGTGCGAACTGGTACGAGCGATGGGCGCTGCTTGA
- the rbr gene encoding rubrerythrin produces MANLKGSKTEKNILTAFAGESQARNRYTFFASQAKKDGFVQISTIFEEIANQEKEHAKRLFKLLEGGEVEITGSFPAGTIGTTSENLAAAAGGEHYETNVMYPEFAKTAREEGFEEIAKIFLAIAVAEKQHEKVFLALKANVDQGTVFKKDKIVVWRCRNCGYIHVGTEAPARCPACNHPIDHFEILCENW; encoded by the coding sequence ATGGCGAATTTGAAGGGCAGTAAAACCGAAAAGAACATCCTCACCGCCTTTGCCGGCGAATCCCAGGCGCGCAACCGCTACACCTTTTTTGCCAGCCAGGCCAAAAAGGACGGCTTTGTGCAGATCTCTACGATTTTCGAGGAAATAGCGAATCAGGAAAAGGAGCATGCCAAGCGGCTGTTCAAGCTGCTGGAAGGCGGCGAGGTGGAGATTACCGGCAGCTTTCCGGCAGGCACAATCGGAACCACTTCCGAGAATCTGGCGGCAGCGGCAGGCGGCGAGCATTACGAGACCAACGTGATGTATCCCGAATTTGCCAAAACGGCACGGGAAGAAGGCTTTGAGGAAATCGCCAAAATTTTTCTGGCCATTGCGGTTGCGGAAAAGCAGCACGAAAAGGTTTTTCTGGCCCTCAAGGCCAACGTGGACCAGGGCACGGTCTTCAAGAAGGACAAGATCGTGGTCTGGCGCTGCCGGAACTGCGGCTATATCCACGTAGGCACCGAGGCGCCGGCACGCTGCCCGGCCTGCAACCACCCAATCGACCACTTCGAGATTCTGTGCGAGAACTGGTGA
- a CDS encoding IS5 family transposase, whose protein sequence is MSQLFSLSAEQPERIKPFFPRSYGIPRVDDRKVISGIIYVIKHGLQWQDAPREYGPYKTLYNRFFALEPDGRPQQYFYRIGKNSGTGWPGDDRCEPPQGASYRRQFAQKRALSRCIGRTKGGLNSKNSMPFATATAGQVSDYKGAALLMDAIDALPETRELLADRAYDAGWFRDALRARGITPCIPPRRSRKRPCSYDQDLYKQRHKIEVMFGRIKDWRRRAMRYDCCAHTFFSALCLAASVIFYLD, encoded by the coding sequence ATGAGCCAACTTTTCTCCCTTTCTGCCGAACAACCCGAGCGTATCAAGCCCTTCTTTCCACGTTCATATGGTATTCCGCGGGTCGATGACCGGAAAGTCATCAGCGGCATCATTTATGTCATCAAACATGGCCTGCAGTGGCAAGATGCGCCGCGCGAGTATGGTCCGTACAAGACGCTCTACAATCGTTTTTTTGCGCTGGAGCCGGATGGGCGTCCTCAACAATATTTTTACCGAATTGGCAAAAACAGCGGGACAGGATGGCCAGGTGATGATCGATGCGAGCCACCTCAAGGCGCATCGTACCGCCGCCAGTTTGCTCAAAAAAGGGCTCTTTCCCGCTGCATCGGACGCACAAAGGGTGGGCTGAACTCCAAAAACTCCATGCCCTTTGCGACGGCCACGGCAGGCCAGGTGAGCGACTACAAGGGAGCCGCCCTGCTTATGGATGCCATAGATGCTTTGCCCGAGACCAGGGAGCTGCTGGCAGACCGTGCTTATGACGCGGGCTGGTTCCGTGATGCCCTGCGCGCCAGAGGCATTACACCCTGCATCCCTCCCAGACGGAGCCGGAAGAGACCCTGCTCGTACGATCAAGATCTGTATAAACAGCGGCACAAGATCGAGGTTATGTTTGGCAGGATCAAAGACTGGCGGAGAAGAGCCATGCGTTATGACTGCTGCGCGCATACCTTCTTTTCAGCTCTGTGCCTCGCGGCTTCCGTCATATTCTATCTCGATTAA